The DNA sequence GGGCTATGACAATAACCAATAACCTCTACAGCTCTATATTCAAAGTGATATAAGGAATTAATTTTTTAACTTGAATATTAACTTTATACCATCTAAAATTAgtattttgttgaaaaatagattttattaacttaaaatgaacttttaaaataattgatttaGTAATGATTATAAAATTATACCCAGTGGAAGAAAGTGAGGTCTGCATGTGTGTCAAAAGGTGTCCACAAGGTGTTTGTTATTCCACttcttgttttgtcatgttactactttttcttacttttttgaCTTAAGTCAAAATCTACTAATTAATATTTGATGTCCATTACAGTGAACACTGTGTTTGAAGGGTTTACGCAgcacataaacatttttatttgaactcTCATCAGTTACATTTGAACTGTTCCACCGTACAGTTGTGGGAAGTCTATTGCTTGATTTGAGAGCCATCTGGTGGTTGAAAACCTGAACAGCTCTAGTCCTGGATGAGTGCAGCAACAGAAGCACAGCTCAACACAGGTCAAGTATTATTTATTTGGATCAGAGAGGAATGGGAGCTTTGTGAATGGGTTAATTAATCACAGACACATACATTGCTTACATTCAACTGAAACCAAAggtaaaatacaaaacattaaagtctCAGTAGAATCCCTGTAATGTATAAAAGTGTAATATCAAACTGAATTCAGCATCACAAGAACATAGTTCATTTGCTGTTCAAGTTAGCCTTACACCAGCTCACTGAAAGAAGTcatgcaaacacaaagcaaTTAAACTTAAGTCAACATTTTGACCTTCTAAAGTTACCCTGACCTTTATACACAGACCAGCCTCACTCTCACTGCTCCCAATGAAAAATACTCCAACATACCTGAACCACCTGATCCACCTACAATCAACTCTCAAAGACAACACTTCTAATACAAAACAGTGATTACATACACAGACGACAAGACAGAGCACAGCAGACAAAATACAGGATGACAGTTGACACTatgaacacagagaacacagagttgacagaaacacagaatggTGACAACAACTGATGATGACAAAGCACAGAGAGGACTgctttaaatcaaacatttagTGCAGTTAAACCAAATTAAATCCAACCCATGCGATACATTACAAAAACAGAAGTACCATTCACTCTGACCAGAACTACCTATCACACAGTACTTAGGTTAGGCAAGTATCTTTTCAAATAATGTAATGCCGGGTAACAACTGAAACAAGGTTTCTGCAGggtgcttaaaaaaaacacaaaaaagtaatGTAAAATAATTGCAGCTTAAATCTACAAGTCcagctttctttttctcttaaaatACAGGAGATTCATCTGACAGCAGGCAGGACATCAAAACTGAACACAGTGCAGATGATCCCCAGACCATGGGAACGAGCTGTCTCCACCAGGAAAAGCAAAAATTTAAATCACAAAGGCAAAGTATTTAGCCGGTTCTCCTGAGGTTATGAAAGAAACAGTTTAGTGGGACTTTCTCTTCTCCAGTTGTCTTCTCACAGACAGGTTTTCATGAGGAGTTAGCTGCATCTGCTGGGCTCAGACTGCCTCAGACAGTGTTAGTGATTCCTCTTTATCTTCCTGAAGGACTCCATCCATCCTCCAGCAGGCTCTACTTTGAATACTTCAGGGCCAGCTgcacaggaaataaaacaacacaaaatatcttcattgtaataaaaacaatataaacacatattCAAATCTGAACTCTCATATTTTCAACAGCaatggaagaagtactcagatcctttacttaagtaaaagtaccaataaatCAAcgtaaaaaatactccatcacgggtaaaagtcctgcatgaaaactCTGCAACTGCAACTGCAACTCTAAAACTGCAACTCTacaactgcagtaaaagtacataagtattatgagcttgatgtagttaaagtattgcagtaaaagtacataagtattatgagcttgatgtagttaaagtattgcagtaaaagtagtggtttggtccctctgactgatatattattgtatatgaatcattagattattaatagtgaagcatcagtgttagagcagcatgttactgttgtagctgctggaggtggagctagtttacactactttatatacagttagctagtttagtccagtgattCCCAACGTAGGGGTCACCATATAAATcagaggggtcgtgagatgattctgatacataaatctattttcagttttttgactttttctctaatctttgatttttgctgaaatattggatcatttgaaaatgtattgaaatgaaaccatttgagaagtttagagggaaaaatcactatttggtggagctgttaacaactcatagacatctgaaatgtgaccccgactacacactgctttttgtaagacgtcaaaagccaaaaaggttggaaaccactggtttcatctttaacaatgtgttgtattttaaaagcttgttacattatccattgtgtcaaatcttcatctgaagagtaactaaagctgtcaaataaatgtagtggagtagaaagtacaatatttcactctgaaatgtagtggagtggaagtataaagtagcatcacatggaaatactcaagtaaagtacaagtatctcaaaattgtacttaagtacagtacgcGAGTAAATGTAGCTATTTAGTCACTTTCCACTacttattataaattatttatctTGTAGAAAAGGTGTATGACGTTGAAACATCTGCATGTTGAGGTAACCTTGTGAGCAGTGTCTGCAAACTGCTGGGCTTTGTGCATCAGCTCCACAGTCTTGTCCTCAGCACGAGTTAATCTGTCACCACGCTCCCCAAGAGCAACATTCACCCTGTGAACTACATTGCCCATAGTGCTCCCTCTGACACGCTGCCCAGGCTGACCTGTTCATACATACAAAAGAAGAGAAACGTGTAAATGAAAATTCATTCAGGCAAACAGTCAGTGTATCACaagtaataaattaataaaatacagtttagaACAGACTTTCTCACTAATAAATACGTTTCCTCCAAGTGCCAAAAAAGGTTGTGAAAGTGGTAACAGATAAAAGGTCAGAGGGTCATCAGATACATTTAGGGTTCATCCTCTAGGGACTGTCAATAAGCATTCTGACCTTACAGTGGTGCCAGCATCACTGAAGTCATGTGGGACCATGAATATGCAGACGACATGTCATGGCAATCTGTTCCAGACAaagatatctcaacaactagtGGCCATAGTGTTGACAGACCGAAGAGTGTGAAACATCACAGACCAGCTAGGTTGGTTGATGAGTGTGTCAGTATGACAATGTGAAAAGTTCCTGCTAGCTTCAAATATATTTCAGattaaattgtaataaaaataagattatAATAGATAACGGCCCCATAGAAGTCCTATTTACCAGCTCAGCATTCTGCTGAAATTCAAGTAAATTTACTGAACCCTGAGTCAGTAAGAGGTTATTCCCCTGTCTGATTCACTGAAGCATCATTATGTTTTATCAGTTGTACCATGTGTCACAGGTCGACTGAGGTTAAGCATGTTGCAGTGCTGTTGAAGTGTAATTTGGTGCCTTGCTGCAGCCTGGCACCTCTCCCACCCATTACACTGCCCCTGTCAGTGGGTTCAATGGTGCACCGTGCTCCCTCTCAGTCTCAGTGCTCCGGGCTTCCTAAAGACGAGCCATTGTATTGACCTCCCCGAAATAAACAAAGTCTTCTCTCATCTGACCGTCACATCACAGAGCACAGAGAAGcctttctgctgctgcagagaggTGCAGCACAGTGAGGACAATAGACAAAAAGGCAGCAGGGAAAATAACCCAGAGAGACACAAGCCCAGGATAATATGACCTGTGACAGGAAGTTGTTTTGGGTCTCAGAAAAAAGAATAAGATGACATTCAAAATCCTAAGTATCTATGAGAAAAGAGAGTAAAAACCAAAGCAGTCTTCCTGTGATCATTGACTCCATTAAGCACCTTGGACTGGAGATGCTAAAGCACTCCGAtacctcttctctctctgctaaATATCCATTTAGTGGTGAAGCTAGGAATTCTGGGCAACCTGAGAGAACATTACTCTCCGCCTCCTCACTAAAGGCTGGTCTCACAGGCTTTTGATGATACGTATTGATTAAGATCAATACAGCAATCTATAATGGCTCCATAATGGCAGGTCACTCATGTATTTTTacgcttcaagtctattttcctccatttttccGCCTTACTATAGTGGTTATGTTTTGGGCTTTGAGCACTGCCAAAACACAGGTGGCCTACAATTAAATACTGTGCCTGAACACATCCTGTGTAGacagactgaagctgctgctgctctgctaatgtGATGCCTACACTACACCTCCTGCACTGGCATGGAGTAATATAACATTGATTTAATTCTGTATCCATTTCAAAAAAGGTCATCATTTCCTAATCTTCCTATGTATCTCAAAATACATAGGAAATGGTTTGTTGCAACATTTGAAACATTGTTGCAACTGTTAGACAAAGATGAGTAACACTCTTTGGCAATATCAGTGTCACAAAAAGACATGATGCGTCGAGAACGGAAATTAACGCCAGGAGAAACAGTTAGCATCTGGCACGCCTTACAGTGTCCTGACAAAAATACTAGCATGTAAGAATGTTTCCCCCCATTTCTTGCCTAGTTGACATTTGCCATTAGACCAAATTAATCCAACATATGGGTGTGACGTCACCCTCTGCTCGCACATGCCTGCTGTTCGCCCACTCACCCTCCCTCTACTGACTGGGAAGGAAAAAGACAGCAGTGTTTATCCTTTACACAACTAAATAGGTAAGAAGATACATTCTGGTAAAGTGTCATTGTTTTAGCTTTCATATCTCTGCTCATATTAAAGTTAAGTCGGTCAAGTCTGTGGGCAGCTCTGGCTCGGAGGgagagcgggtcatccactaatcggagGGTCAGTGGTTtgatccccagctcctccagtccacatgtcaaggtgtccttgggcaagatagtGAACCCCAGattgtgtgtaagtgtatgtgGGTGAGCACAGAAACACTGTGGGGTACTTTGGATAGGAAGCACTATAtcactcctgatgagcaggttgacgccctgcatggcagcctctgccatcattgtatgaacgtgtgtgtgaatgggtgaatgttggcatgtgttgtaGAATGCTTTGAGTGGTGGATAAGACTAGAAAAACACTATATAGATGCAGTCCATTTAAGTTCCAAAAAgactggatcctacacttcccataatgcaaccaattgtaattatattgaaatgtatttattgggaccatgtacagtgttaaacataaatgttaacatttgatgtactgcaccagagttagcttataactaattttcatctgcagttccttacaattaaaacatataacagcacaataacaaacagtacaaagcaaaaaacacacaggacacattatacaaaatacaaagctacacacaatagcacatcacatacacccacaatgtcagctagaaattaataatgtaaacttgtcaaattaaaagcaagattatttgagattttatgagaagaccatgagatgaaatttagattcagtggttacagagctgagtagtttttagcaatCTAGATCCTCCATACCCAGTAAACCCATCACATTTTTCAAACTCTACACCCCTAGTTTGTAAAACAGACTTTCTGTTACAAATATGAAGTCTCTGGGCTTGACCTAAGATAACCTTGATGACCAATTAACTGATCTTTTATGTAAATTTGGAAGAGTTCCCCTTCAGTCACCACCTTACCTCGACTGTGTGAATGACTTTGGTTTGCAACCATCATATTCTTCACACGATTCAAGAAGGCTTTGCAGCGGTAGATGACCAAATTCATGGTGCAGGCATCTGGTAGGACGAGGACAAAATGTTACAACAACGGACATAAAGAAAGCGATTTCCAGAGCATCATAAATCTTAAAAGTCATATACCTCCTGTGAGTTTGGACTGGCAGTTGATGAACTCTGCCTGTTTGGGCGGAATGTAGCTCTTCCGTCGGGCCTGCAGGGTTCTGGATGCAGAGGCGGGTGAGTCACTGGGCCCAGCTCTGACCTCATGATGAGCGCCCTGGCTCACTCTCCTCTGATTGCTAACTTTGCCCAGTTTCCCAGCCTTGCCCAGACTCCCTGCCTTCCCCTCCCAGTAGGTCTGGCAGGCATGGTACAGAATCTGGACAAATATACACTTCTCTGCTGCTGAGCTGGCCACCCACTGATCCACAGTATTGTCAAACACCAGGTCGAATTCTGGGCTGTCCTGAACAAGCAGAGCACAGGTATTCATAATATTCAAATGTATAGacaacttttaaatatttttaacaacACTTGTAAACAAGACTGGAGCCTGCTGAtagacttgtttttttgtgtgtttctgaccttGTTGGGGTTAATGCCGTTGACCTGTCGGAGTTGCTCCACTGTCCACTGGGACCTCCTGGTGAAGGTGGAAGAGCCACCAAACTGCTTCACCTTTGTAATGAAGAGCTGATGTGGCCTCGTGTTGGTCACTACACAGACAATATACAAGATCATGCGTTAAGTTCTCTTGATACGAATTTAGGGTTGCTTCTAAAATCTGATATGAAagctttcagttttaaaatagAACAACTGAGGAACAATAGCTAGACAGAAGACATTGGaaacttaacatttttataattgaCTATTAATAGAAAATGATTGAGGTGGTGGAGTAAGCTGCAGAAGCAAACAGTGTTGGCATTAGAGAATCAGCAGGGTATTAGTAAGTAGAGGTGTTCAGTCTAAGAACGAGCAAATCTTTAACATGGAATCTTCCAACTGAGGTCACTCTGTTGAATTTAGCTTTTAACAGTGGAGCCTCAGTGGTGACCAGTAACAGCACTGTTCAGCCCAGCTGTGATATCCAGTATATTACTTCTTCTTTAAAAGCTCTGTTGCAGATAGATGGCTGCTGAGATATTTACCTTGTGAACAGTGCTTGTATAGGCCTAGCTTTGTACTGAACTAAATATAACAGTTCAAACCAGCAACGCACTGAACTTATCTATTGAACTGAAGACAGTGAGAAGCAGTATGGAACATCACAGAGTTTTAAACAGTGATATGTTCATTTATTGATGTTCGCACTGAAGTGCATCAACAATGAACAAACTACATAGTCAGTGACTACAACTCTTtcaactgaacaaaacaatttgAATCAGTAAGGTGATTCATAATTTCCACCAGCAGTAAGAACTGGCAGTCTATGAAGCCCACCTAATACATTTGTATGAATGTGATTGGATGTTATTAGTCAGCTCGTAGCCGATCGACGATCCATCAATGAGCCAATGGTACTGAGCCTGAACCAACACAAAGCTTTATATTAGATATGAAAATAGTACAAATTTAATGTTAATACAACTCACAATCAATTCATAATtataatcataaaacatttttaaaaatgtccttttcaagcaaaataataaaaaaataatatcaaatgaACACACTTTGTGTTGTTGGGAAATGATACAATTCAAGGCATGAACCCACAAACGTCAATCAAAATGCAACACTGTGACGGTGCCAAATTCTTAATCTTCCATGTTCACTGACAGCACTGCTCTCACAGCTCTGACATCTCTGTACTCTCCCAAACAATGGCTGCTGTGATACTCTTCAACAATGCATCTGTTCTGGGCCAAAATAACTGAGTTTAACctcctaaaaaaaacagacttataTTTCCAAAAGTGATGCTGGAATAAGCCAAAAATGTTACACAGACTGGCCTGTTAATCTGGGAATCAGGTTTTTGCCTCTCAGATACTTCCATCAAACTACCCAGGAGTAACGCTTTTCAACTGAAACTGCTCAAAGAGATGCTGACTGGACAAATGTGGAGGCCAATGGATGTAGAGGAGCTTCTACATGTTCAATTGCAAGGGATGAATTGTGGCCAGTGGTTTCTCAAAGACTGGCCCATCTGTGAGCAAATGACAAAACGCATTGTTTCCTATTGCTGGTATGGTGGTGTCCTGGAAGACTAGTGACTAAGACACTGACCATTTAACTGCAACATGCCTTATTCTGTCCCAGCCAAAGACCTTTATTGCATGCCatatcactctctctcttcatgtTCCCCGTCTGTATAAGTGAAGGCTAAATGCCACGAAATAAACTTTtatctaatttaaaaaaaacagaactgatTTAGCGTCCCTATTGGCAGGACAGCATTCATCAGCACCCtctaaaactgttaaaaaatgtctccaaaataagtaatttaaataattctgtgtctctttcaaaggaagaaaacattCTAACAACTGATGGCTATGAAACCCTATTTTGGATCAATGCTGATAGAACTAGTCTGGAATAATTATAGACTGGTTGTTTATGTATAATCAAT is a window from the Thunnus thynnus chromosome 18, fThuThy2.1, whole genome shotgun sequence genome containing:
- the stxbp6l gene encoding syntaxin binding protein 6 (amisyn), like, with translation MNIQSSINKEVFIPRDERMLVAVEVKRRQRKRMSFLPTGAKGNYATFICVSVTNTRPHQLFITKVKQFGGSSTFTRRSQWTVEQLRQVNGINPNKDSPEFDLVFDNTVDQWVASSAAEKCIFVQILYHACQTYWEGKAGSLGKAGKLGKVSNQRRVSQGAHHEVRAGPSDSPASASRTLQARRKSYIPPKQAEFINCQSKLTGDACTMNLVIYRCKAFLNRVKNMMVANQSHSHSRGQPGQRVRGSTMGNVVHRVNVALGERGDRLTRAEDKTVELMHKAQQFADTAHKLALKYSK